A stretch of the Candidatus Tanganyikabacteria bacterium genome encodes the following:
- a CDS encoding rhodanese-like domain-containing protein, with translation MWKKALVALGILAGCTSPPLDRPAVVGISAAEAHALVTSRPATQFIDVRERHEFAAGHPSGARNLPLSEIDTWAPGLDKGAGYVMTCRSGRRSAQAAARMQELGVADVKNLGGGYLAWEKAGLPVGKPEGN, from the coding sequence ATGTGGAAGAAGGCTCTGGTCGCCCTGGGTATCCTTGCCGGCTGTACCAGTCCGCCCCTCGATCGGCCGGCCGTCGTCGGCATCTCCGCCGCCGAAGCTCACGCCCTGGTGACCTCCCGGCCCGCGACGCAGTTCATCGACGTGCGCGAACGCCACGAATTCGCCGCCGGCCACCCCTCGGGAGCCCGCAACCTGCCGCTCTCCGAGATCGATACCTGGGCGCCCGGCCTGGACAAGGGAGCAGGCTACGTCATGACCTGCCGCAGTGGCCGGCGCAGCGCCCAGGCCGCCGCCCGGATGCAGGAACTGGGCGTCGCCGACGTCAAGAACCTCGGGGGCGGGTATCTGGCCTGGGAGAAGGCGGGCCTACCAGTGGGAAAACCGGAAGGCAATTAG